The nucleotide window TATGGCTTTGTTATCGTCCCATAGATGGTGCCAAATTGTTATCGCTCAGATTTGGTTGAACCCACAACTCCACCTGTGGACTATGAACACCTGCACTTAATAGAAAGACAATGAACAATGgccggggaccctctgatgccaaagtcaggtagATGAACTTCGAGTAGATGCGGTTGGAGTTAGGATTTTTGTACTTACCTCTTCCCTTAGGCAGGGTGTATATTTATAGGCCTTTTAGGCAATTTGCGTATCTGAGTAGATCTATTAAATATACTAGAGGAGAATATATTGAAGTAGAAATCTACTATCGAGAACATCTCCAAGTTTTCCTCGATTGGCATGATTTTCGGCTAAGATCCCATCGGATCGACCCTGCTCTTATATGATACGAGATTCTCTCCAGATATTTCTGTTTTGAGGTTGAGGTCGGTCTTTGAGGTCGAGATCGGTATCTAAGGTCGACCTCGATTAGACTGCTTGGTCGAGATGATCAAGTCGGTTGGTGGATCTTATTACCGTGCTCGGTTGATCGAGTCAGCATGGCCAATGAGTCCTTTATCGGAGCTCAGCTCGGCTAAGTTGGTGGTAGACACATTGACGgcttggagagattattttgtCAGTGCTTTATCATGTGTCTCATATGGATGGTTAGTTCGATTTTAGCCATCACAGTCTATGTCATTGGAACCACTTGGCTTAGAAGCAAGTATTAATTGCCTTATTATTTTGAATTGGTAAATTAAATTAATTAGGCAagaaattttaagtgattctatTCACAACCCCTCTAAGATTTGGTTATAATTTTAGCTCAGCCAAACTTGTACATATGTCATGGTAGATAATTCACGCAATTTCACAATCATATATACAACTCTCACTTCAAGCTCGGACATCCGTAAAGCTTTCTCCATGTTTTTACAAACCTTACACGATCATAAAAATGATTAGCTCGATGGCATATAAGCTAGATTTACCACCCACCTCTAATATATATCTGGTATTTCATGTTTCATtacttaggggttgtttggcaccatggatttggggggatttgaggggatcccttggttgtttggtagcataaagtaaatgaggtttcaaatctagggggtttcaaatcccctcaaagtgagggtttgaaatccacgatGAGAGCTCCaattacatttaaaatccttccaagagttgcatgtgtaacatgaaTGTCACCGGACTATTATTCTATtgtgcacatggcccactaatgatgtcccaaaacaattagattatcaattgcatcactataattaatttaatatgatgatcaacactgtctaaacattgtccgtgtaaatcaacagttaataatagttggttagtcactcggacatgattttgtggttgtggcccatccaagacttatAATTTCATctttttcgggcaaagcatatattttagcgggcttattgcaaccattatgttaaacattacatacgttcactaattagagatattaaagttgatttagtaattaaattcaatccCTATGTGAATATATCATGTAtatctacttttggattaaagttgattcccaatccagggtgccaaatacAATAGGAGGATTTAAAATCGAGGGGGATTTCGAagccagggggttccaaatccacgctcccaaatatGCACTTAAGAAAAAACTCAGCGTCGAAGATATCCAAAGTACACGGTGTTTCGTATTTAACGGAATGATGATAATCAATGAGCCAGAATCAATTTTAAACTGGTGCATGATCAAAAGAGGAAATGCAGATATGACAGAAGTATCGGTGAAGTGGGTCGTAGCATCAATCAAAGATGCCACATGGGAATCGTGGCTGGAGCGGGAGGGGAGAGGGATGATGGGATTCCATAAGATTGCACTAGAACGACAGCGGGAACAAGTGtaatttatttttctgttttgatttttattttatttttttcgatttttttttttttttttttttttgagttaattACCGATCGTCGAATGAAGCATACAAGGCCACGTGATTTGTAAGAAGCTATCAATGAAAAATCtaattttcctctttcttttctctttcctctcctcTCTAACCTAaccctcttttcttctccttcccttCTCTTATCATTTTTCTCTGTTTTCACCCTTAAACCTGCAACCAGTAAGCTCCTAACAGACTGatgcttcaatttttttattttttattattattttttttttcaggacgGCAAATCGTCGGATTAGGTACCCATGCGAGGCTTCTTCTACCAGCCAGGACAGTCCACACCCCGACCCTTACATCCGCGAATTAGGCAGCAATCAACTCTCGTCTCACGTTGCTTGGAGGCTTCTGTCACCGAATTTTAGCTATCAGGGTATCTGGATGGAGTCGAATGAACGGCGGGGTATAATTGATGCTGAGACTTGGGCTATCATAGATCAGAAGCCATTTGGGGGCTTTCTGTGAGCCCAGACGTTTTACCACAGCTAGAGACGATTTTGCTGATCGCAGAGTTTCCACCTTGCATTCGGAAAGTGCGGGATTTCGCTGCTACA belongs to Magnolia sinica isolate HGM2019 chromosome 8, MsV1, whole genome shotgun sequence and includes:
- the LOC131253993 gene encoding uncharacterized protein LOC131253993, whose product is MMIINEPESILNWCMIKRGNADMTEVSVKWVVASIKDATWESWLEREGRGMMGFHKIALERQREQVTANRRIRYPCEASSTSQDSPHPDPYIRELGSNQLSSHVAWRLLSPNFSYQGIWMESNERRGIIDAETWAIIDQKPFGGFL